One Brassica oleracea var. oleracea cultivar TO1000 chromosome C7, BOL, whole genome shotgun sequence genomic window carries:
- the LOC106305058 gene encoding probable 6-phosphogluconolactonase 3, producing the protein MAETTQRKREVFATKNELSVALAKYTAHLSAKFCKEKGIFTVVLSGCGLIDWLGKLLESPYKESVEWSKWHVFWVDERVCSHEDQNSNYKLAMDGFISKVGIPKENIYAIDKQCASDGDAERCATLYEECLRNLVKEKILPLCPNGQYPQFDLQLQGMGPDGHMASLFPERPQIKVTDKWVTHITDSPKPPPRRITLTLPVINSSLYNLMAVCDDHTDQCARSIADIFKNNNLALPAAHLTAQVEQMWYLDKAAASLL; encoded by the exons ATGGCAGAAACTACGCAGAGGAAGAGGGAGGTGTTTGCGACCAAGAATGAATTGTCGGTAGCATTGGCTAAGTACACTGCTCATCTCTCGGCCAAGTTCTGCAAGGAGAAAGGAATTTTCACCGTTGTTCTCTCCGGCTGTGGCCTCATCGATTGGCTCGG CAAGTTGTTGGAATCACCATACAAAGAATCAGTCGAATGGTCAAAGTGGCACGTCTTTTGGGTGGACGAGAGGGTCTGTTCACATGAAGATCAAAACAGCAACTACAAACTCGCCATGGATGGTTTTATCTCCAAG GTTGGGATTCCGAAGGAGAACATCTACGCGATCGACAAACAATGTGCCTCTGATGGTGACGCGGAGCGTTGCGCGACGCTCTACGAGGAGTGCTTGAGGAACCTGGTGAAGGAAAAGATACTCCCACTATGTCCAAATGGCCAATATCCTCAGTTCGATCTCCAGCTCCAAGGGATGGGTCCTGATGGCCACATGGCGTCTCTCTTCCCGGAACGTCCTCAGATCAAGGTGACGGACAAATGGGTCACTCACATTACCGACTCCCCAAAACCGCCACCAAGGAGAATCACATTGACTTTACCGGTCATCAACTCGTCTTTGTACAATCTCATGGCCGTTTGCGACGACCACACAGACCAGTGTGCACGTTCCATCGCTGATATCTTTAAGAACAACAATCTCGCCTTACCTGCTGCTCATCTTACTGCCCAAGTCGAACAAATGTGGTACCTTGACAAAGCAGCTGCTTCATTGCTTTAG